Part of the Rhizobium brockwellii genome is shown below.
TCGACGGCACGGTCTATCCGATGGCTCAGCATGGCTTTGCCCGCCGCAGCGAATTCACCCTTGCGGCATCCACCGAGACGATGTGCCGGTTCGAACTGACCGCCTCGGATGCGACGCGGGCGGTGTATCCTTTCGAGTTTCAGCTGGCCGTGGTGCATGCGGTGGAGGGTCACGTGCTGACTGTCACGGCGGAGGTTACCAATCGCGACCAGAAGGCGATGCCGTTCGGCCTCGGATTTCATTCCGCCTTCGCCTGGCCATTGCCGGGTGCTTCCGGTCGCGACCATATCGTCAGGCTCGACAATGAAGGCGAGCCGGCGCTTGTGCGGCTGGAAGGCGGCCTCATCAACCCTGCGGCCCTGCCCTCCCCGTTCAAGGCCGGCCGGCTGGTGCTCGATCATTCGATGTTCGAGCAGGATGCGATGATTTTCCCTGATGGTGCGGGCGAAGGGCTGGCTTATGGCGCCGAACACGGGCCGACCATGCAGTTCCATTTCGAAAACCTGCCCAACCTTGCGTTATGGACCAAACCGGGCGCGCCCTTCCTCTGCATCGAGCCCTGGCACGGAACGGCTGCGGAAGCGGGGAGCTCGAGCGAGCTTTCGAAAAGGCCGTCCACCACGATCCTGGCGCCGGGCGCGGTGGAGAGCTTCGTCTTCACGGTCGAAATTCCGCAATAGAAGACAGCGGAAAGCGCTCGCCGGGAAGTCGGGCGAGCGCCGATGTTTCATTTAATGAGCGCCAGCGCCACCGCCGGCCTGCGGCTTCTGGGTGAGCAGCAGGGCGACGGCTGCAATGGCAAGAACCACGCCGATGACGGCGAAGGTATCGGCAAAACCGAGGATGAGGGCCTGGCGTTTGACGACCTGGCCAAGCGCCACGACGGCCTTCTGGGCTGCGACGGCATGGTCGGAGACACCATGCTGCATGAAGTAGCCGGTCAATTGGTCGAGACGGGTGCGGACTTCGTCGCGGCCGAGCGTCACCGACTGGCCGATGATGTTGGAGTGGAACTGCTCGCGTTTGGTCAGCACGGTGCCGAGTGTTGCCGTGCCGACAGCGCCGCCGAGATTACGTAGCATGTTGGTCAGGCCCGAGGCGGCGGCGGCATCCGAAGGTGCGATGCCAGCCGTTGTGATCGCGGTGATCGGCGTCAGCACCAGCGCCTGGCCGATGGCGCGGACGATGTTCGGGATCCAGAACTGGTCGCCTGCGGTATCGGCTGACAAGGTGATGTTCATGAAGCAGCTGATCGCGAAGATCGAGATGCCGAGGAAGCCGATGTAACGCGCATCGAAGCGCTTCATCATCATCGGCACGAGCGGGATCAAAAGCAGCTGCGGCAGGCCGGTCCATGCCAGCACATTGCCGATCTGCTCGGCATTATAGCGCTGCACCTGGCCGAGATATTGCGGCAGGATATAGACGGTGCCGAAAAGGGCGACGCCGACCAGCACGTTGACGGCAACGCCGATGCCGAAATTGCGCTGCTTCAGCAGGCGCAGCTTGACCAGCGGCTTCTCCACCGTCAGCTCGATCCAGATGAAGGCGACGAGGAAGACGAAGGCGACGATACTGAGCTTGACGATGAAGGGCGAGGAGAACCAGTCTTCTTTGTTGCCTTCTTCGAGCACCGTCTGCAGCGCCGAGAGACCGATCGCCATGCTAAAGATCCCGGCCCAGTCGCCTTCCCGAAGCAGGCCGAGGCGCATCGGCTGCTTGTCGAGCGTCAGGGCAAGGGCGACCGCCATGATGGCGCTCGGGATGGCGTTGATGAAGAAGATCGTCTGCCAGCCGTAGTTTTCGGTGAGGTAGCCGCCGATGGTCGGGCCGATCGCCGGTGCGAAGGTGACCGAAAGCGCGAAGGCCGCAAGGCCGAGCGGCTGCTGGTGCTTCGGCAGCTTGGTCAGCACCATGGTGAAGGCCATCGGGATCAGCACGCCGCCGGCAAAACCCTGCAGGCCGCGCAGCACGATCATCGTGCCGAGATCATGGGCGAAGGCACAGCCAATCGAAAACAGCGGAAACAGGACGGAATTGACGAGGATATAACGGCGGAACGAGAAGACATTGCTGAAATAGGCGGTCAGCGGAATGACGACGATCTCGCCGATGAGGTAGGAGGTGGAGATCCAGGCGCCGTTGTCGACGCCCGTTCCGATGCCGCCCTCGATGTCGAGCAGCGAGGCATTGGTGATCTGGATGTTGAGGATCGCCATGAAGGCGCCGATCATGCCGGCGAGAACGGCGATCCATTCCCTGGTGCTGGCGCCGGATTTCGGCTGCGGAGCGGCGATTGATGTTGCTGCGATGGTGGACATGACACGAACTCCTCGTCCCCCGGCCTAGCTACGGTCGTTCTTGGTGTCGATGCTCGGCTGGACGGACATGCCGGGTCGCAGGTCGCCATTGGCGGCGGCGTCGCCGTCGAGCACGATCCTGACCGGAATGCGCTGGACGACCTTGGTGAAGTTGCCGGTGGCGTTATCGGGCGGCAGCAGGGCAAATTCCTGGCCGCTTGCCGGAGCGAGGCTGTCGACATGGCCGTGATAGGTGCGGCCGGGGAACATATCGACCTCGATATCGACGGGCTGGCCGGCCTTGACGTCGGTGAGCTGGGTTTCTTTGTAGTTGGCGATGACATAGGCAGCCGTCGTCGGCACGACCGACATCAGCTGGGTGCCGGCCTGGACATATTGGCCGACGCGTAGCGTCCGGTTGCCGACGGTGCCGTCGACAGGCGCGGTGATCGTCGCATAGGAAAGGTTGAGCTCGGCCTGGTGCTGGACGGCCTGACTGCGCGCAAGGGACGCCCTCGCCTGGGCAAGCTCGGCATTCAGCAGATCGACCTGCTTGACGGCGGCATCGAGCGAGGCACTGTCGCGGACGATCGAGGCCTGGGCGGCAGCGATCTGCGAGGCGGCCTGCTGCGCCGTCTGGACCGGGGCATAACCGCTGGTGGCGAGGTTCGAATAACGCTTGTTGTTCTGCTCGGCAAAGGTCTCGTTGGCGCGGTCGACGTCGACGGTCGCGCGGGCCGCAGCGATGGTCGACTGCTGGATATCGAGCGAAGCCTGCTTGGCGTTGACGGTGGCCTCTGCTGCGGCGACATCGGCCTTGGCCTGATCGAGGGCCGCCTTGAAGTCGCGGTCGTCGATGCGGGCGAGCGGCTGGCCAGCCTTGACTGTCTCGTTGTCCATGACGAGTACCTCGGCGAGATAGCCTGAAACCTTGGGGGCGATGGTGCTGCTGTCGGCCTTCACATAGGCGTCGTCGGTCGAGATATGGAAGCGGCCGACCGTCCAGTAATCATGGCCGTAATAGGCGCCGGCGGCGATCATCACGAGTGCGGTGGCGCCGAGAAGCAGGGAGCGGCCACCGCGCTTGCGGGCGGGCTTTTCCTCGGCAACGGGGGCGGCAGCTTCGGTGACGCGCGGCGGCTTGCCGGCGTCCAAGCTTGCCGGGGCGGCTTCGGCGGTGGTTTCGACGGCTGTATTGTTGTTCAAGGCATGCAGCTTCTTGGTAGTCATT
Proteins encoded:
- a CDS encoding aldose 1-epimerase family protein translates to MPISIRIGNQDLTVDVSSLGAEMQALKSSDGRSWLWTGDAAFWTGRSPILFPIVGKAPDDKIAIDGTVYPMAQHGFARRSEFTLAASTETMCRFELTASDATRAVYPFEFQLAVVHAVEGHVLTVTAEVTNRDQKAMPFGLGFHSAFAWPLPGASGRDHIVRLDNEGEPALVRLEGGLINPAALPSPFKAGRLVLDHSMFEQDAMIFPDGAGEGLAYGAEHGPTMQFHFENLPNLALWTKPGAPFLCIEPWHGTAAEAGSSSELSKRPSTTILAPGAVESFVFTVEIPQ
- a CDS encoding DHA2 family efflux MFS transporter permease subunit, whose amino-acid sequence is MSTIAATSIAAPQPKSGASTREWIAVLAGMIGAFMAILNIQITNASLLDIEGGIGTGVDNGAWISTSYLIGEIVVIPLTAYFSNVFSFRRYILVNSVLFPLFSIGCAFAHDLGTMIVLRGLQGFAGGVLIPMAFTMVLTKLPKHQQPLGLAAFALSVTFAPAIGPTIGGYLTENYGWQTIFFINAIPSAIMAVALALTLDKQPMRLGLLREGDWAGIFSMAIGLSALQTVLEEGNKEDWFSSPFIVKLSIVAFVFLVAFIWIELTVEKPLVKLRLLKQRNFGIGVAVNVLVGVALFGTVYILPQYLGQVQRYNAEQIGNVLAWTGLPQLLLIPLVPMMMKRFDARYIGFLGISIFAISCFMNITLSADTAGDQFWIPNIVRAIGQALVLTPITAITTAGIAPSDAAAASGLTNMLRNLGGAVGTATLGTVLTKREQFHSNIIGQSVTLGRDEVRTRLDQLTGYFMQHGVSDHAVAAQKAVVALGQVVKRQALILGFADTFAVIGVVLAIAAVALLLTQKPQAGGGAGAH
- a CDS encoding HlyD family secretion protein, with the protein product MTTKKLHALNNNTAVETTAEAAPASLDAGKPPRVTEAAAPVAEEKPARKRGGRSLLLGATALVMIAAGAYYGHDYWTVGRFHISTDDAYVKADSSTIAPKVSGYLAEVLVMDNETVKAGQPLARIDDRDFKAALDQAKADVAAAEATVNAKQASLDIQQSTIAAARATVDVDRANETFAEQNNKRYSNLATSGYAPVQTAQQAASQIAAAQASIVRDSASLDAAVKQVDLLNAELAQARASLARSQAVQHQAELNLSYATITAPVDGTVGNRTLRVGQYVQAGTQLMSVVPTTAAYVIANYKETQLTDVKAGQPVDIEVDMFPGRTYHGHVDSLAPASGQEFALLPPDNATGNFTKVVQRIPVRIVLDGDAAANGDLRPGMSVQPSIDTKNDRS